The following coding sequences lie in one Arachis hypogaea cultivar Tifrunner chromosome 4, arahy.Tifrunner.gnm2.J5K5, whole genome shotgun sequence genomic window:
- the LOC140184161 gene encoding uncharacterized protein — protein sequence MAAQIAELNHARIEHNDIDRQQAEDEEHQSQPSHVSKTARGEEQQPEDEKEEADDLVGPFTEEVMNFKLPKRFTLPLTLTSYDGLGDPKKFLKKFRSIMIVNGASDTVLCRCFPNYLDGPALDCLCALPAGSISRFHQLAKLFEEHFAGSAIYLHDSDYLNTIKQGPNESLKDYMTRFTKVAISIPDLHPEVHLHAIKSGLRPGKFQEAIAVAKPKTLAEFREKAKGQIDIEELRQARKSDKSHLREDDKSSKKRGYASGGYSNSARKRSFRAICSVNGPQQDVAITNQQPEVTFTHAYFNSSIQNLDDPVVVTLQLGDLLVKKVLLDPRSSADVLFYSTFQKMKLSDNMLQSTGGDLVGFSGERVPILGSVWLQTTLGEHPLSETNDIQYLVVDCFSPYNLILGRPFLNKFGAIVSTVHLCVKFPIQDDQVVTIHGDHKEARQCYNISMKFQNRSTQQVNNVDLKQKNHTLADLDPRADFLERPKPSDDLQKVYFNNDPNKFTYVGTSLTTSELQAITTFLQDHADLFAWTPLDM from the exons ATGGCCGCCCAAATCGCTGAACTAAATCATGCTCGGATTGAGCACAACGATATTGATCGCCAGCAAGCAGAAGATGAGGAACATCAGTCCCAACCCTCTCATGTCTCGAAGACTGCTCGAGGTGAAGAGCAACAGCccgaagatgaaaaagaagaagccgaTGACCTTGTAGGTCCCTTCACAGAAGaagtgatgaacttcaaactacCGAAGAGGTTCACTCTACCGCTAACCCTCACGTCGTATGATGGACTCGGAGACCCGAAGAAGTTTCTAAAGAAATTCCGATCAATAATGATCGTCAATGGTGCATCAGATACAGTCTTATGTCGTTGTTTTCCGAATTATTTAGACGGCCCTGCACTTGATTGTTTGTGTGCTTTGCCTGCAGGTTCCATTTCGCGATTTCACCAATTGGCGAAGTTATTTGAAGAGCATTTCGCCGGATCCGCAATATACTTGCACGATTCCGATTACTTGAATACTATCAAGCAAGGACCAAACGAAAGCCTAAAGGACTACATGACCCGCTTCACCAAGGTTGCAATCAGCATACCAGACCTCCACCCCGAGGTCCATCTACACGCAATTAAAAGCGGTCTTCGACCCGGAAAGTTCCAGGAGGCAATCGCAGTGGCCAAGCCAAAGACTCTAGCAGAATTTCGCGAGAAGGCTAAGGGACAAATTGATATCGAGGAGCTCAGACAAGCTCGGAAGTCTGACAAGTCACACCTCCGCGAAGATGACAAAAGCTCAAAGAAAA GAGGATACGCTAGTGGAGGATACTCGAATTCGGCAAGGAAAAGATCGTTCAGAGCAATATGCTCGGTAAACGGACCACAGCAAGATGTAGCAATCACTAATCAACAACCAGAAGTCACTTTCACACACGCCTACTTCAACTCCAGTATACAAAACCTGGACGACCCCGTGGTAGTCACCCTTCAGCTAGGGGATCTGTTAGTAAAAAAAGTACTTTTGGATCCCAGAAGCAGTGCTGATGTTCTGTTCTACTCCACATTTCAAAAAATGAAGCTCAGCGACAACATGCTACAGTCCACAGGAGGAGACTTGGTCGGCTTCTCAGGAGAACGAGTCCCAATACTCGGatcagtgtggttacaaaccacactgggtGAGCATCCTCTTTCAGAAACTAATGATATTCAATATTTAGTAGTTGATTGTTTCAGTCCCTATAACCTTATTCTTGGCCGACCTTTTTTGAACAAGTTTGGCGCCATTGTTTCTACCGTTCATCTGTGTGTCAAGTTTCCAATACAGGACGATCAGGTTGTAACAATCCACGGAGATCATAAAGAGGCACGACAATGCTACAACATCAGCATGAAATTCCAAAACCGCTCAACGCAACAAGTCAACAATGTCGACCTCAAACAAAAGAACCACACACTGGCCGACCTTGACCCAAGAGCTGATTTTCTCGAACGCCCAAAACCTTCTGATGACCTGCAAAAAGTGTATTTTAATAATGATCCTAACAAATTTACTTACGTAGGTACATCACTCACCACATCTGAGTTACAGGCCATAACGACCTTCCTGCAAGACCACGCCGACCTTTTTGCGTGGACACCTTTAgacatgtga